A single window of Scyliorhinus canicula chromosome 30, sScyCan1.1, whole genome shotgun sequence DNA harbors:
- the LOC119958713 gene encoding immunoglobulin gamma-1 heavy chain-like, giving the protein MGLFTLGAFFHLIPVIFPQDVFQQTPAEQTVSVGGIFKVHCHTGWLASAAVYWYKQQHREHLQFVHIVRKHIPADGRFSGIVDDASAIYTLVIKEVQRNDSGVYYCAARKSNGMSFIFGNGSKLLTTGPAAIFLLAPPLADILSMETIPLMCLVNGASSIKLPVRWNLATWETQTWSHSGTIDSDGVYNIGSQLTVSADTCTNGALCTCSVQTNASEHLISEPFSYQREPPQPHCLPLIYGGSLLLILLLVVLTILAGWSCRIWHSGNSSSNQTFSNWEKRERDKETLYAHLAFTPDPTL; this is encoded by the exons ATGGGCCTCTTTACTCTTGGCGCGTTCTTCCATCTCATTCCAG TTATTTTCCCTCAGGATGTATTCCAGCAAACTCCAGCGGAACAGACCGTCTCGGTTGGAGGGATCTTTAAGGTGCATTGCCACACGGGCTGGTTAGCAAGTGCAGCGGTTTACTGGTATAAACAGCAGCACCGGGAACATCTGCAATTTGTCCACATCGTCAGGAAGCACATCCCTGCAGACGGACGATTCTCAGGGATAGTTGATGACGCATCGGCCATTTACACTCTGGTGATTAAGGAGGTGCAGAGAAATGATTCGGGCGTTTATTATTGCGCCGCGCGGAAATCGAACGGAATGTCCTTTATATTCGGAAACGGTTCCAAATTGCTCACCACAG GGCCCGCGGCAATATTTCTTCTCGCCCCACCGCTGGCTGACATTCTTTCGATGGAGACTATCCCCTTGATGTGTTTGGTGAACGGCGCTTCCTCGATTAAGCTTCCCGTCCGCTGGAATCTTGCCACTTGGGAGACCCAGACATGGAGCCATTCTGGAACAATAGACTCGGACGGGGTATACAATATAGGAAGTCAGCTCACAGTGTCGGCAGATACCTGCACGAACGGCGCTCTCTGTACCTGTTCCGTTCAAACCAACGCGAGTGAACATCTTATCAGTGAACCGTTCTCATATCAGAGAG AGCCGCCTCAACCCCACTGTCTTCCACTGATTTACGGAGGTTCGCTCCTTCTGATTCTCCTTCTGGTCGTCTTAACCATCCTCGCGGGCTGGAGCTGCAGAATCTGGCACTCAG GCAATAGTAGCTCCAATCAGACCTTCTCAAATTGGGAGAAACGTGAACGAGACAAAGAG ACTCTTTACGCTCATTTGGCGTTTACTCCAGATCCGACCCTTTAA